The Choloepus didactylus isolate mChoDid1 chromosome 7, mChoDid1.pri, whole genome shotgun sequence genome segment AGTGGATGAGTGAATTAGGAAGGTGTAATGCAGTTGGGAGTTCTCCAGTTGTCTCCTCCTCAGCTCTGCTGTCTCCTCTGCTCCCTTAGCTGGCGCTCCGTGGACCCCCCGGCCCCATGGGATACACGGGCCGTCCTGGACCCTTGGTGAGTGAGTAGGGTATTGGGGTAGAGGatcttttcttgtgtgtgtggatgtgtgaaCATTTCTGTAAAGGGGCCAGACTGAAGGTAGTTTtgcttctttggggaagaaatcaCTGTTGGGTGTGTCCTCCAACATAGCCAACTTTTCCCTCTCACAGGGGCAACCTGGGAGCCCTGGTCTGAAAGGAGAATCTGGAGACCTAGGACCTCAGGTGACCACTGCCCTCACAATCCAATCCTCAAACCCAGTGTTTCGCCCAGTGTCTATGACCCTTAACCCagtgcttgtctctcccttctccaggGCCCCAGAGGACCCCAGGGCCTCTCAGGCCCTCCTGGCAAGGCTGGGCGAAGAGTGAGTGGCccagtgggtggggggtgggatgggaagtGGGTGCGAGATGGGGTATGGAGCATGGGGCACTGTGCTCTTGTTTGCTCTGATACTTCCCTTGCACCTCCAGGGTCGAGCAGGTGCTGATGGAGCCCGAGGGATGCCTGGAGAACCTGGAGTGAAGGTAACAGAGCTTGGATCCCTCTCTGACGCGTGTAgctcccacccctgcctgggcTCATTCATTTTCTGTGGATGACCTGGTTCCCCAGGTTCCCCCATGATGCAGCCCTTCCCCACTCATGACATGATAGGAGAGGGGTGAGGGTAGAAAAGGGGCTGGGCCCTCACTCTGCCCCTCTTCTCCACAGGGCGACCGAGGTTTTGATGGACTCCCAGGGCTGCCTGGGGAGAAGGGACACAGGGTGAGTATACAGGGGTAGGGTATTTTGGGTAGAGCGGAGATATTCAGCTGGAAATGAGGGAGTGTCTTAAGTCAAGGAAAGGAGGCTGGGAGTCCAATAGGAACTCAATGAATGTAATCAGTTGGCTAATTGAAGAGGGTCAGTGTCTGCCTGTGTTGGGGGCTCTGAGGCCCCTCTTACCTGTTCCCCCATTTTTCAGGGTGAGACTGGTGCCCAGGGCCTTTCTGGGCCCCCTGGCGAGGATGGAGAGCGGGTGAGTATTGTGGTAGGCAGGGGCTCTGTGCGGGAGAGGTCTGAAGGATTGTCTGCTTTATCATGTCCTCTTCTAGGGAGACGATGGGGAGATTGGGCCTCGGGGGCTGCCTGGAGAGTCGGTGAGTGTCCAGGAAGTCAGGTTGGGGAGGGGGTTCTCTGGGGAGGCCAAGAGAGGGGTGTGGGCATGGAAGGGACACTTTCTCTCTCACCCATGCCTGCCTTCTCCTCCCCTCACCTGGAATACAGGGACCTCGAGGTCTCCTTGGCCCCAAAGGCCCACCTGGTATTCCTGGACCCCCAGTAAGTGACTGTCCCTGATCTCTGACCCTGCCTACCCCCTGACCTCTCCAACTTTCCACCCTTCCTAACTGCTCCCCCTCCCTGTGagctcccccatccccaccagtCTCCTGGTCCCCCCTGCCCCACTTCAGCCTTCACCCCCAGATGCCCTTGGAGAGCCATGTGGTGCAGTGTACCAAGGGCTCTGAGTgtagccaaaacaaaacaaaacaaaacaacaaaaacaaaaaaaacctcaagaaaaacaaaacaaaccccacAAACCCACAGATGTAGACCCACGCCCTGTGGATCTGGGCTGGCTATGTTTGCTTAGGTTTGGGATGGATTGGAGGTCTGGCTGATAGGTGCCCACTGTGTCCGCCCTCTGGAATGGCCGGGCCCCTCAGGAACCACAGGCCTCTCCAGGGCCTGCGCCCCATCTCCCAGCCTGCTCACGCCCCTCTTGTGTTTCAGGGAGTCCGAGGCATGGATGGTCCCCATGGCCCCAAAGGGAGCTTGGTGAGTGGTGAACATGGGAGAGCCCACCCCAATCCTTAGACCCCTGGGTCTCTTTGCCACCATTTTGATCCCCTCTCTGCTTCCCAGTCTTGCTCTCTTGGCCTTCCCTGCTGGGCCTGAGCTCTCGGCCCTTAGCTTGTTCTGTCACCACCTTCTTCTGACCCCGACCTGGTTATCTGTTTCTAGGGACCCCAGGGAGAGCCAGGACCTCCTGGGCAACAGGGCACTCCTGGAACCCAGGTAGGTGGCTCTGCCCATCCCTCCCCAGCTTCAGTGACCTCCCCACAGTTTCCACAATGATCAGACCCTGGATGGGGACAGGGAATTAAGAGGCTCAGGCCCTCGATGTTCATGCTCTGAACTGAAGCGGGGAGGCTGGCTGGAGGAGAGAGTGGCCCATCCCCGTGGGCCCCCCGTGACTTCTCTCTCCCTGTGCGTAGGGTCTCCCCGGGCCCCAGGGTGCCATCGGCCCTCATGGAGAGAAGGTAAGTGACTCAGCGATGTCGGGGTAGGGGGTGTGCTGAGAGTGGGGGCTGTTGGAACttgagtgtgtgtgtctgggaCTTGAGCTGTGATCAGACCTGGCCCCTCTGGTGACCCTCCTGGTCTTCCTGCAGGGTCCTCAAGGGAAACCAGGGCTCCCTGGCATGCCTGGCTCAGATGGACCCCCGGTGAGTGAGCTCCCACCTCTGATTCCAATTCCCTTGACCCTTCACCCCAGGGAGTGACCTCTGAGCTCCCCTGTGGCTGTCAGTACAGTGGTCCCTCACACTGGGAGGTCACTGGTGGCACCTGCCCATGGTCAGTCCCTTCATTAGGTCACAGGGGCCCCTCTGGGTTGGAGGAAGTGTAGGAAGGGCTGCAGAGAGGGGGCCAGGGGCCAGTGGCCACATTCTCCATCTCCTACCCCCAGGGTCACCCTGGCAAGGAAGGTCCCCCTGGAACCAAAGGAAACCAGGTGAGATCTTGCACACCTCCTTACACCTCCTGAAGGCCTCCAGTCCTTGGGATTTCCTTATTGTCCTTCATGTGGTCTGACGATATTCTCCAGCCCTGTGGCCTATGACCCTTTCCAGACTCCGGTGTTGCTGTCACTTGCATTTCTCCTGCCCCCCGAGGCCCCCACAGCGACACCCTGGGACCCCTGTATGaactcctctctttcttcttccagggTCCGTCCGGCCCCCAGGGTCCCCTGGGATACCCAGGACCTCGTGGCGTCAAGGTAAGTGCCCATCCAGGCTGGGGAGATGGAAGCCTGCAGTCAGGGGAGCGAGCGGGGGTCTGCGGAGTTCAGTGCCTTGCACCCCACCTCCATCtcctcacctctctctctctgccccccttGAATTCTAGGGTGTGGATGGAATTCGGGGTCTGACGGGCCATAAGGGTGAAAAGGTGAGTGATATGCCCCCAGCTTCCCAGCACCTcaagccctgccctgccccagcctttccgacctccctccctccagcctgccccccacctccagctcctgactcccctctcccacccctgtTCCCTGAAACCTTCCATTTTAACCCCCAAGCCCTCCATCATCTGTGGCGTCCTCTCACCCCCAACTTTCTCAGGGAGAGGATGGCTTTCCCGGGTTCAAAGGTGACATGGGCGTGAAAGGTGACAGGGTGAGTAGAAACCCCACGCGGGGCCCCCAGGTCCATGCCCCAGTGACCCTCCACATAGGACTCCCCAGTCACGCCCTTGACCCCCTGACTCCCCGACTCCCTGAATCCAGTGCTCTGCGCCCTTTAGAGGGGTCCGGGTCACACCCACCCTCCAATTACAGCTCTCCCTGCCCCTGTGGGGCCCCCCAACCTCCCCACCAACCCCACTCAGCCTCTCCTCTAgggcccaccccccacctccagtccccgacactccctctcccaccctctcACCCAGGGCGAGGTTGGGGTCCCCGGTTCCAGGGGAGAGGATGGTCCCGAGGGGCCGAAAGGACGCACTGGACCCACCGGAGACCCTGGCCCCCCGGGGCTCATGGGCGAGAAGGTGATGGGGGATGCGGGACCATGCCTGGGCTTGCTAGGGATGAGGGGGTGCGGGGTCAGGATGGGCGTGGGGGTGCCAGCAGCCGGAGTCAGCAAGTCAGTGGGAGATGACCGCACATTTATTTTGTTCCTCTTGGTGTATAGAGCACCTCCTGGGCACTAAGGGGTAGAAGGGGGTGAATAAGAAGTCAAGGAAAAGTCCATCATGAAGAGTTTACAACAGATGGTGGAGACAAGGCATAGAGCATAGGATGAGTGGCTCCAGTGCAAGACAGAGTGAAAATGAGTTCCCAGAGGGAAGGAGTTAAGGAGGAGGTGAGGGCTGAGATCTCCAGACTGAGCCCTCGCTGAGTCGCTGCCCGCCTGGTCATGACCGTCCCATGAGGCAGGGGCGCCATTGGCTCCTGTTTTGCAGATTAAGAGCTGGAGGCACAGGGAGGTTGAGATGCTTGTTAATCTAGCAGCCAgtgaggggcagagccagggcGGGAGCCTGGCTGCAGAGTCCTGGCTCCCAGCCATGGCTGCCTAGCAGGACTGGCCTTGCAGCAGAAGGAGGGAGCTGGGGTGGTGCCCAGCATGGTATGGAGCCCTGGAGGAGACGGGCCTGTGGGGAGCCGGAGTGTGTGATGGGGAAGACGGCAGCTGCGCCTGGGAGGAAGGCAGCAGCTAGACCACAGCGGGCACTGCAGGACTCCATGAAGCCGCAGACTTTGGTCTCCTGACGGGGGAGTTAAAATTCGAGCATTAGAACTGGAGAGATTACAAAGGCCAGGCTGGTGGGGCTGGAAGAGGACGAGCCAGGGGCTGGGGTTTGGTGGGGAGTCTGTTGCTGCGTGGGGGATGGCTCCCATCTCTGAGGGCCGGGGTCTCCAGGGTGGAGTGTATCTGTGGCCCCTCCCCCTCCTAATTGCTCCCCATCTCTTTCCAGGGCAAGCTGGGCGTTCCTGGCCTGCCTGGCTACCCCGGACGCCAGGGTCCCAAGGTGAGGTGATGTCCCATTTGTGCCCCCTCCTCCTACTCTGTTCCCTGACCCCTGATTCAAGGAAGCCCAGACTGAAGGAGCAGTGGGAACCCAGAGAGCATAGTCCaacccattctacagatgaggaaacaggcccagagCACAGCAGGGGGTTGTCTGAGGTCACCCATCACTGGCAGAGCCCAGGTCTCCCACACTGCTGCCTCCATGGCCTCTCCTGTCCCTGCCCCATCCTGACTtctcaaaatttcccctttcccacCCTCTTCAGGGGTCCCTAGGATTTCCTGGATTTCCTGGAGCCAGTGGAGAGAAGGGAGCCCGGGTAAGCTGGTGGGGcgtggagggtgggagggagaggaagggggtgggagggCTGGGTGGGGCGGGGCTTGGAGAGGGCTCTATGGGGGGCCATCCTGTGGGTGATGTGCTCTGTCTGCTTCATTCCCACCAGGGCCTGTCGGGGAAATCAGGACCTCGGGGAGAACGGGGCCCCACGGTGAGTGCAGAGTCAGATGGACATGTGGCTCAAGATGCAAGGTGGGTACATGGGTTTTTTGACTGTCCGCGTCCTCTCTCTCTAGGGTCCACGGGGTCAGCGAGGACCCCGAGGCGCCACTGGGAAGTCTGGAGCTAAGGTTAGAGGTCCTCGGCCTCCATCCTCCCGCTGCCTACGTATTCCTCAGTTCCCCTCAACCTCTCTGGCCTTGGCCTGGCTAGAAAGCAGTTTCTCCTACCTCCTGACTCTGTCCTCTTCCCCAACAGGGAACATCGGGCGGTGATGGCCCCCACGGGCCCCCTGGAGAGAGGGTGAGTGTGGCTTGGGGCCTCCCTGCTCCCCTGTGCTGTCCAGGGAGCCTGAGTGGAGCCAGCCCCTCCTTACTGCAGGGAGGAAACTGTTCCCCTGCCCAGTACCCGCTCCCCTATCCTCCTGACTCAGTCCATCTCTGTCTCTAGGGTCTTCCTGGACCTCAAGGCCCCAGTGGATTTCCTGGTCCCAAAGGACCCCCGGTAAGTTGACTTCTGACTCACCTGGTTCTGTGACCCTTTATTCCCCAACCCCCTTCCCATCCTCGATTTACCTGACATCTGAACCCCTTCCAGGGCCCCCCTGGGAAGGACGGGCTGCCAGGGCACCCGGGCCAGAGAGGAGAAGTGGTAAGTGGTGCCCCTGACCCTAAGTTCCCTAGACCCTCAAACCCCAGAACCCTATGGAAGGCCCACCAAGGAGGTTCTCCTGCAGAGTGGAGAGCTCCCAGGCAGCTCAGACCCATGGCCAAGGACGTGGCAGTGGCCTTGCTCCTTCCTCTGGAACCTGGGGATCTGTCCTACAATGTCCGCTGCCTGCTCTGACCTCTCGCTGCTCTCTTCCTCTCTCAGGGTTTCCAAGGGAAGACTGGCCCCCCTGGCCCCCCAGGGGTGGTGGGACCACAGGTATGTTTGCCCCCTAGAGAGAACGGACCCCAGACCCTGGAGCTAGTCTGCTCCTCTACCTCCGTTTCCCCAACAtgcacccctgcccctgccctgcctgaCCTGGATCCCTGGGGCTGGAGTAAGTGGTGGGGGCTGGAATTCAGGGCAGCGGTCCTGAACCTCAGTCTGTTTTCGGGGTCAACTCTCATCTCCTCCTGGAGAAGAGGCAGTTCCCTACCAGGGACACAAGGTGGCGCAGTCACCCACTTGGGGGAAGAAAACCAGCAGCGTCCAGCAGCCCCCAGAGCTCCCCAGGAATTTCCTGGCAGCGCTGGGGCAGGGACCAAGGGGCTctagaggggtgtgtgtgtgtgtgtgtgtgtttgtgtgtgtgtgtggagagaggcTGTGGGTATTTTAGGATGGCCAGGGTTGGCTCTTTGGGCAGACAGTGGGTGGAAGGGTCTGAGATTGAGGTTTCTTTCCAGGGAGCCGCGGGAGAGACGGGGCCCATGGGGGAGAGAGGCCACCCAGGACCGCCAGGCCCCCCTGGAGAGCAGGGACTACCTGGGACAGCCGGAAAGGAAGGAACAAAGGTCAGcaaggggctggggttggggtctGAAGGGAATGGGGTGGAGATCTCTCTGTCCAGTTTGGAGCATGGCTGTGGTTcatcctctctcctttccttccagggAGACCCCGGCCCCCCGGGGGCCCCAGGGAAGGATGGTCCTGCTGGTCTGAGGGGCTTCCCGGGAGAGAGGGGCCTCCCGGGCACTGCTGTGAGTGTGACCCCAAATACCGTGACGAGTCCCCACACACCCCAATACCTCTCAGCATCACCCCCAGTCCCGTCGCTGAGCCTGTGTCTCTCCCTGACCCTCATCTTCCCTGCATGTCTCCTGGACCCCCATTCCTTTGATGGCTCACCTTCCCCCCTCAAAATCTCTGCTTCTCAGGGTGGACCTGGTTTGAAGGGGAATGAAGGTCCGGCTGGCCCCCCTGGCCCTGCAGTGAGTCTGGGGTCCCTGGGAGGGGGGCAGTGGCGGGACCCAGGAAAGGGGGCAGGTGAGGAAAGGTGTGGAGAAGCTTCTAGAGCTGGGCAGGGACCATGGGACTGGGCAGAGGGGGCCGAGTGTCAGCCAGAAGGCATCTGGTTAGGGGCTCTCTGGTGTGGGTGGACTGGGGTCTCCTCCCTGGGTGTCTGACTCCATCGCCCCTCTCAGGGCTCCCCTGGGGAGCGAGGTGCAGCAGGATCGGGGGGACCCATTGGCCCCCCAGGGCGTCCAGGACCGCAGGGTCCCCCTGGAGCAGCAGGAGAGAAAGGTGTCCCGGTGAGTGGGGGGTGGACCCTGGGAGGGAGTTGGGGGGTGTCTGTGAGTCGAGGGGTGATGGGGGGCCATGGAGGGTTGCGTAATGGAGGGTTTCCTGTGTgggtgtttgggggtgggggtcgcCTCCAGGCCGTGACTCCTTTTCACATGCCCTGCAGGGTGAGAAGGGCCCCATCGGTCCCACTGGCCGCGATGGGGTCCAGGGTCCTGTGGGGCTTCCTGGTCCTGCCGGGCCCCCAGGTGTGGCCGGAGAGGATGGAGACAAGGTGAGGGAGCCCACAGACCCCGGGCTCAAGCTTCTTTCCAGGTGGGAGCGCTGATCTGGGCACGACCCCTGAGCCCTCTCTCGTTATTCTCCTTTCCCCCAcatcttgtctgtttctcctCCCAGGGTGAGGTGGGAGACCCTGGACAGAAGGGCACCAAAGGGAACAAGGGTGAACATGTGAGTGTCCATGACCTTTGACCTCTGACCTCCCTGCCGCCTGGTCTTTCTCCTTGTCTTGGTGTCTCTgactctcttcctcccccaggGCCCTCCCGGACCCCCTGGACCCATTGGTCCTGTGGGGCAGCCTGGAGCAGCGGTGAGTGCCTGatgaccccccccccctccccgaggCCCTGGCAGCCTCTGGACAGCCCTCGGTTCCCCTCTGCCctcggggctggggctgggggttgggggctCGGGGCTGGTGCCAGCTCTGTGTGGGGCTTGTGGAGAGAAGAGATCTGACCCACGACCCATCCCTGTGTCCTTGTCCCTGCCCCCCAGGGAGCAGATGGGGAGCCCGGAGCTCGGGGACCCCAGGGACACTTTGGAGCCAAAGGTGACGAAGGAACGAGAGGATTCAATGGGCCCCCAGGACCTATTGGCCTCCAGgtgagttgggggtggggacaggggctGGGGGGGGTCAGGGTGGGGCTGATGTCTGCCCGGGACCCCTTGGGCCGCCAGAGGGGAGGGAGCAGTGGAGCCCGCCACCTCGGGCCGTGCTTCTGCGGGCTGGTCACCAGGTCCGGTGTTGTGTCCCTGCCTAGGGCTTGCCAGGCCCcttgggggagaagggagaaacagGAGACGTGGGCCCCATGGTGAGTGAGACCCCGCTGATGGTGCGTGACCCCTCCCAACCCCGGCCCCACCTGCTAATCACCCTCTCCTGCGCATCCAGCACCCCCAACACCCTGCTTTCTCTGAAACTCCTGGCTGCTCCCCTCCCCATCTCTTTTCTGCCAAGGACCTCTGCTTCTCCTGACCACCCTCCACCCTctggccctgcccaccccctctTTTCTCAATTCCCTTCCCCATCCCGGGGTATCTCTTTCTCCCTAGGGACCACCTGGCCCCCCAGGACCTCGAGGCCCAGCTGGACCCAATGGAGCTGATGTGAGTCCTCCCAGCCCCTTGCCCCTTCAGGTCATTGTGGCCAAACCCCTGTCTCCCTTTCCCCAGGCTGTAAACTCCAGTCTCATCTCAGGGGCCAAGGAGGTCACTGATGCCTGGGAAGACCCCACTGTCTCACTGCCTTCTTTGCTGTTGTGGCCTTGGGGCCCTCACCAGGCCCCCATCCCCTGGAATGGCACCCCTCACCCCAAGTAGTGACCCCTACTTCTGTTCCCCCTCCAGGGTCCACAAGGTCCCCCAGGAGGTGTTGGGAACCTGGGTCCCCCTGGAGAGAAGGTAACTGGGAAAGGGGTGAATGGACAGGTctgaggggaggagaaggaggtgaACTCCTGTCAATTTTTGTTGGGGGTGCAGGATAGAATGAAGTGtggggggattttggggctttGGGGGAAGGAGGTTTTGAGACCAATTTCCTTGCAGGGGGAGCCAGGAGAGTCAGGATCTCCAGGGGTCCAAGGGGAGCCAGGTGGCAAGGTGAGTGATAGCTGGGAGGGACCCTCCCAACCCCCTTCATCTCCCTCAGCCCCATCTCTGCATTTCTGGTGAGCCTCTCTGAGCTGGAACTTCTCCCAGCTCAGGGTCTCTGCAAAGCCCGATCTGTGAGACTGAGTGGGCTCTGCCACCCTTTCCTTGATGGGAAGAGGGGCCAGGGGTCTTCCCATGGGCCTGACTTTCTGTATCCTTCCCACTGCCACTGACAGGGACTGGGTGGGGGAGGCTGGAGGGGTCTTGGGAACAAGATCCTGGTGGGAGCATCTGTGTCCTAACTCATCCCCCAGGGTCCACGTGGGGAGCGCGGGGAGAAAGGAGAGTCGGGGCAGCCAGGAGAAGCGGGACCACCAGGACCTAAAGGCCCCACAGGCGACGATGGCCCTAAAGGGAACCCTGTGAGTTTGGGGAGGATAAGAGGAGGGCCCTGTGAATGGGAGACCTGAGAATATGGGAGTGGAGCGTACAAGGGGTCCAAGACTGGGGGGATGCCTGGGAACGAGGCTGTAGGAATGAGATCTCCCAGGAGGGATATATGAGGTCTAGGATCCAAAGACAGAGATAAAGGAGAGAAGCCCCCTAGTTAGGCCTCTGAAAGTATTGGAGGGTGTGCAGTGAATGGGGTAGGGGACGGGAGGGGGTGCATGGAACCCTTTTCCTCGGGTGGGCACTGCCTGTAGGAGGAAGAGTGTGACGTGCCCATAGTGTCTGTGTTAGCTGTGGGGGGGGAGTTTGAGGGTTGTTCCTGACCTCTGTTTTCCCCTGGATTAGGGTCCTGTTGGTTTTCCTGGTGACCCTGGCCCCCCTGGAGAAGGTGGTCCTCGGGTGAGTATCccccagagaagggaaggggctCTTAGCGAGACTCTCTGCCTGGCTGACTGGGACTTGGGCATGGGAAGCTGTGGGTACGGCAGGGAAGGCAGAGGAATGGGAGAATCGGGGTAGTTTTGGGGGTGATGTCAGCTGGGTCACAGGACCCCCTCTGACCTTGCTTCCTCCTTGCAGGGTCAGGATGGTGCTAAGGGTGACTGTGGAGAGGATGGTGAGCCAGGACAGCCTGTGAGTGACCAGTGACCCTTCCCCCCAGATCTTCAGACTGTACCCCTCTTTTAGGCCCACTCCTGAAGGGTCCCTTGGCTGGAGGCTACAGACTCACGCACCCCTATTCCTCCCTCCCTAGGGATCCCCTGGTCCCACTGGGGAGAATGGACCTCCTGGACCACTTGGCAAGCGGGTGAGTGAGGGGAGGTGGTCACCTGGGAACTTGAGGGGCAGTCTTGGGGCAGGGAGCGGGAGGGTGGGGCCAGGGCAGGTGAGATGGGTGGGGTAGATGCTCGAGGCTGGTGTCTGGGTGGTCCTTGGGGTGGAGCACTggtgcatgcacatgtgtattTATTGGTGTATATTGGGTATATTTGTTCCTGGGTTTTGGAATGTATGTTCTTGCCAGGGCTGGTGTTTACCGACCAATCAGAATGGACACTGGAGGGGGGAGCTGCCAGGGCTTTCTGGAGGGGCCTCTGCTGTGTCAGGGACTAACCCTTTAGTTGCTAGGGCTGGAGGGGTGTGGGCAAGAGGCATCTTAATACCTGGAAGCTGTGCCTGTTCTTACTGCCTGGGGATTGCCTCTCTGCAACTGTGCCTGTGTATGATCCGGTGTGTGTCCCggggaaaggaaggggaaggagttGAACCCAGCTGCCCAGGGCCTcatcttctcttccctccttcctccatctGCAGGGTCCTGCGGGCACGCCTGGTCCTGAGGGGCGGCAAGGAGAGAAGGGAGCCAAGGTGAGGAGAGGCCGCCCCTTCCTGGGCACTGCTCCTCAGAGCCTCTGTCTCCAGATGCCAACCCAAAGTCCATCTGCCCTTATCAAGCCCCTTTGGGGCCCAGGGTTCTCCCATACTTGTTCTTGCCTCAGGGGCTCTTGGGGTTTTGGGCCCTTCTGCCTGCCTCACCCCTTCCACCTTGTGCCCCCACACACCTACCTGCAGCCCGCTCCCTTCCCGCTAGGACACATCCTTGTGTGTGTTTCAGGGGGATCCTGGTGCTGTGGGCGCCCCGGGAAAGACAGGCCCCGTGGGTCCTGCAGGCCCAGCAGGAAAACCTGGCCCTGATGGTCTGAGGGGGCTCCCAGGCTCAGTGGTGAGTCTGGAGTCAGGgcatgggctgggggtgggaggggggaaggagcaggggaggagtggggaatggggagaagtggggagagcctggtggggacacacctcctgATCCCTGGGGGCCCCTTGAATCTGCAGGGTCAGCAAGGCCGCCCTGGAGCCACAGGCCAGGCGGGGCCTCCAGGTCCTTTGGTGAGTGATTCTAGGTTGGGAGGGGTCAGTTGGGGGGTCGGGTTGAGAGTGGGGGCGCCCTGGGGCAGCAGGCAGCGGGCTGAAGCCCTGGAGGAAGTGGAAACAGTGGGGTGAGAATTGGTCCCACCTTTACCTGGAGAGAGTTACCTCCTGTCTCCCCACAGGGACCCCCAGGACTTCCTGGCCTCAGGGGCGATGCTGGAGCCAAGGGAGAGAAGGTGAGGGACAGCAACATGGGGCCAGGGGTATCTGTCCCCTCGGCCCAAGGGTTTTCCCCCACCTGCTGCAGGCATCCAGTGCCAAGTCCTCGGGGTCCTTGCTCAGTGGGGGCTACTCCAGCCCCTCCTCTTCCCTCAGCCCCTGTGCCTTGTCTCTCTTGGAGTCTTCTTGCCTCTGACCCTGTGAGTCTCCTTCTCCCCCTGCACCACCTGACCACCTGTCCCTTCTCCAGGGTCACCCAGGTCTCATTGGACTGATTGGGCCtcctggggagcagggagagaagGGTGATCGGGGACTTCCTGGCCCCCAGGGCTCCCCCGGACAGAAGGGAGAGACGGTGAGTGGAGGGGGTGGGCCTGGAAGGGCTGGAAGATGAGGTGGGGATGCgtgttggggtggggaaggggtagGGGTGGAGACTCGGCTGTAGGGTGAGGGGAGAGACTTTCAGGAGAGGGTCGGGCAGGACGACCCAGTTGAACCAGGCCCCTCCCCTTCCTAGGGGATCCCAGGAGCATCTGGCCCCATTGGTCCTGGAGGGCCCCCTGGCCTCCCCGTGAGTACCCCATCTGTTCCTCCAGTAAATCCCCTACACTTCTCTGCTCCCCTCTCCATAATCACCCCACGCCTCCCGTGGCAACCGCCAGCTTAAGGAGTGCAGCCCTCAGGACTCCCACGTGTCCTCtgcctcccagcccccacccagcacccccTG includes the following:
- the COL11A2 gene encoding collagen alpha-2(XI) chain isoform X7; translated protein: MSSSTPCQLGHFLSIALPLLPALQFWLPPLPCFLSPQLSSLILPPTDLLLPFPYAAFWKFGVDLGFGRVWKLIIAVCQGGGGGGQSQGLGWAARGPRGLKGEKGEPAVLEPGMLVEGPPGPEGPAGLTGPPGIQGNPGPVGDPGERGPPGRAGLPGSDGAPGPPGTSLMLPFRFGSGGGEKGPVVAAQEAQAQAILQQARLALRGPPGPMGYTGRPGPLGQPGSPGLKGESGDLGPQGPRGPQGLSGPPGKAGRRGRAGADGARGMPGEPGVKGDRGFDGLPGLPGEKGHRGETGAQGLSGPPGEDGERGDDGEIGPRGLPGESGPRGLLGPKGPPGIPGPPGVRGMDGPHGPKGSLGPQGEPGPPGQQGTPGTQGLPGPQGAIGPHGEKGPQGKPGLPGMPGSDGPPGHPGKEGPPGTKGNQGPSGPQGPLGYPGPRGVKGVDGIRGLTGHKGEKGEDGFPGFKGDMGVKGDRGEVGVPGSRGEDGPEGPKGRTGPTGDPGPPGLMGEKGKLGVPGLPGYPGRQGPKGSLGFPGFPGASGEKGARGLSGKSGPRGERGPTGPRGQRGPRGATGKSGAKGTSGGDGPHGPPGERGLPGPQGPSGFPGPKGPPGPPGKDGLPGHPGQRGEVGFQGKTGPPGPPGVVGPQGAAGETGPMGERGHPGPPGPPGEQGLPGTAGKEGTKGDPGPPGAPGKDGPAGLRGFPGERGLPGTAGGPGLKGNEGPAGPPGPAGSPGERGAAGSGGPIGPPGRPGPQGPPGAAGEKGVPGEKGPIGPTGRDGVQGPVGLPGPAGPPGVAGEDGDKGEVGDPGQKGTKGNKGEHGPPGPPGPIGPVGQPGAAGADGEPGARGPQGHFGAKGDEGTRGFNGPPGPIGLQGLPGPLGEKGETGDVGPMGPPGPPGPRGPAGPNGADGPQGPPGGVGNLGPPGEKGEPGESGSPGVQGEPGGKGPRGERGEKGESGQPGEAGPPGPKGPTGDDGPKGNPGPVGFPGDPGPPGEGGPRGQDGAKGDCGEDGEPGQPGSPGPTGENGPPGPLGKRGPAGTPGPEGRQGEKGAKGDPGAVGAPGKTGPVGPAGPAGKPGPDGLRGLPGSVGQQGRPGATGQAGPPGPLGPPGLPGLRGDAGAKGEKGHPGLIGLIGPPGEQGEKGDRGLPGPQGSPGQKGETGIPGASGPIGPGGPPGLPGPAGPKGTKGATGPAGPKGEKGVQGPPGHPGPPGEVIQPLPIQMPKKTRRSVDGSRLMQEDEAVPTGGAPGSPGGLEEIFGSLDSLRDEIEQMRRPTGTQDSPARTCQDLKLCHPELPDGEYWVDPNQGCARDAFRVFCNFTAGGETCVVPRDDVTRFSYVDSEGSPVGVVQLTFLRLLSVSAHQDISYPCSGATHDGPLRLRGANEDELSPETSPYVKEFRDGCQTQQGRTVLEVRTPVLEQLPVLEASFSDLGAPSRRGGVLLGPVCFMG